One genomic window of Cercospora beticola chromosome 5, complete sequence includes the following:
- a CDS encoding uncharacterized protein (antiSMASH:Cluster_4), whose product MPYNNTPIAPSNEVTGTVSLPLARVKKIINADPDINQCSNNAAFVITVATEMFLQHLVEQAYNQVKSEHGPKPRRNIQYRDVANAVARVENLEFLTDVVPRTMTMKQYKQKAAKDAAAGAASAENGAPGKGQGTLDGHVGANGSAAGPAPAKDPVKEIAAQEGAHGTIDEEMRDS is encoded by the exons ATGCCATACAACAATACGCCTATCGCGCCATCAAACGAGGTCACTGGCACCGTCTCACTGCCTC TCGCTCGCGTCAAGAAGATCATAAACGCCGATCCTGATATCAACCAATGCTCCAACAATGCCGCCTTCGTGATCACGGTTGCCACTGAGATGTTCTTACAACATCTGGTCGAGCAGGCATACAACCAAGTGAAATCAGAACATGGACCCAAACCGAGGCGTAACATTCAATACAGAGACGTCG CCAACGCCGTAGCTCGTGTCGAAAACCTCGAATTCCTGACAGACGTGgtgccgaggacgatgacgatgaagcagTACAAACAGAAAGCTGCCAAGGACGCTGCAGCGGGAGCAGCATCCGCAGAGAATGGAGCACCTGGGAAAGGCCAGGGAACACTAGATGGACACGTTGGAGCCAATGGCTCTGCGGCTGGACCAGCACCAGCTAAGGACCCAGTGAAAGAAATTGCAGCACAGGAGGGAGCTCACGGCACAATTGACGAAGAAATGCGGGATTCATGA
- a CDS encoding uncharacterized protein (antiSMASH:Cluster_4~SMCOG1138:FAD linked oxidase domain protein~CAZy:AA7) encodes MGAFPAVLTATLASAVGYTFSIFSISNPSSTTFATTLAPHLSSQAQICHPNSSCYRNATSRWQISWGIPHFDIVIHPSTIEDIQSTIRVANAHSKPFLAISGGHGATLSLANLRNGVGIWLESFKDVEILRDGQSAVVGGGVLSGELRDKLALHSKQTVQGACDCTGAVAPMLGGGHGWLQGRYGLMADNLISAKLVLGNGSLAEVSAHQHEDLFWALRGAGHNFGIVAEFVYKIYDVTEENRDWAYEQFYFEEEKLEEVLRVMNGMIGGVENPGPVELIVFGFAGRFPGVADGKVWCNKCMLSVPFVLIQLQVILAIFLIWQGNDIPGTYSSGFRALQPFNSVSGATDLAGVSVMMGFDVDAPPCAKNFPTLQRFPLALETYPLAGMRAAVDLLKSLPTEFNITRIILEAYSVNAVQSVPENSTAFADRSSNLLISPFITHAPNDANLARRGAVYGNEMRRVIVEGSGHALNAYVNYAHGTETQRELYGYQQWRVDRLQKLKRKWDPSNRFGWYLPIDLGSGGSHYDKHDM; translated from the coding sequence ATGGGGGCATTTCCGGCAGTCCTCACCGCAACCTTGGCCAGCGCCGTAGGGTATACGTTTAGTATATTCTCAATCTCAAACCCATCATCGACAACGTTCGCCACAACCCTCGCTCCTCACCTCTCCTCACAAGCTCAAATTTGCCACCCAAATTCCTCATGCTACAGGAACGCCACATCACGATGGCAAATCTCTTGGGGAATCCCGCACTTTGACATCGTCATCCACCCTTCTACGATCGAGGACATTCAAAGCACAATTCGGGTCGCAAACGCCCACTCCAAGCCTTTCCTCGCAATCTCCGGCGGCCACGGCGCAACTCTCTCCCTCGCGAATCTTCGCAACGGCGTAGGAATCTGGCTCGAGAGCTTCAAAGACGTCGAGATTCTTCGGGATGGCCAAAGTGCAGTAGTCGGTGGTGGAGTTCTCAGTGGTGAGCTCCGTGACAAGCTCGCTCTCCATTCGAAGCAAACGGTCCAAGGAGCCTGCGATTGCACTGGAGCAGTGGCACCCATGCTCGGAGGCGGCCACGGTTGGCTGCAAGGCAGATATGGGCTGATGGCAGATAACTTGATCTCTGCGAAGCTGGTCCTGGGGAATGGGAGTCTCGCGGAGGTTTCTGCACATCAGCACGAAGATTTGTTCTGGGCGTTGCGGGGTGCTGGGCATAATTTTGGCATTGTGGCAGAATTCGTGTACAAGATTTATGATGTTACTGAGGAGAATCGGGATTGGGCATACGAGCAGTTCTATTTTGAAGAGGAAAAGTTGGAAGAGGTGTTGCGAGTTATGAATGGGATGATTGGTGGTGTTGAAAACCCAGGACCGGTGGAATTGATCGTTTTCGGGTTCGCAGGCAGGTTTCCCGGAGTGGCCGATGGAAAGGTATGGTGTAATAAGTGTATGCTCAGCGTGCCTTTTGTGCTGATCCAGCTACAGGTCATCTTGGCGATCTTTCTGATATGGCAGGGCAACGACATCCCTGGCACCTACTCATCCGGGTTCCGCGCTCTTCAGCCGTTCAACAGCGTCAGCGGAGCAACCGATCTGGCAGGCGTCTCCGTGATGATGGGATTTGACGTGGATGCCCCACCTTGTGCGAAGAATTTCCCGACGCTGCAGCGCTTTCCGCTGGCTTTGGAGACATATCCTCTTGCTGGTATGCGCGCAGCAGTAGATCTGCTCAAATCTCTTCCGACCGAGTTCAACATCACGCGCATCATATTGGAGGCTTATAGCGTGAACGCTGTCCAGTCGGTGCCCGAGAATAGCACGGCGTTCGCAGATCGGTCAAGTAATCTGCTGATCAGCCCCTTCATTACGCATGCGCCCAACGACGCGAACCTGGCTCGTCGTGGCGCAGTGTACGGCAATGAGATGCGTCGAGTCATAGTCGAGGGTAGTGGCCATGCGTTGAATGCATACGTGAACTATGCGCATGGCACTGAGACCCAGAGAGAGTTGTATGGATACCAGCAGTGGAGGGTGGACAGACTGCAAAAGCTGAAGAGAAAGTGGGATCCAAGTAATCGTTTTGGCTGGTACCTCCCGATCGACCTTGGTAGTGGTGGAAGCCATTATGATAAGCACGATATGTAG
- a CDS encoding uncharacterized protein (SMCOG1001:short-chain dehydrogenase/reductase SDR~antiSMASH:Cluster_4) has translation MSKAPSKKLTDEEKAAKHGALVVFGSGPGIGRNVASLFAERGFYKIYLLSRNQERLQEDIDFVKKAAPEASVKAIAVDLEDPGKVRAALAELDSRLHGKSLECVLYNAARVGQSKLMEWSAVNYESDFRISVVSLLMVAQWAMPQLVAAGKKEYYTPAFLVTSGGLYKNPFPQFFSLASCKAAQYNLVHSLHKEYGSKGVHCAAIVVEGKVADDAKVTTARNVADKAWGLFEQPAPGDLDATITDPDYAEFMKKVEAGA, from the exons ATGTCCAAAGCCCCCAGCAAAAAGCTCACCGACGAAGAAAAAGCCGCCAAGCACGGCGCCCTCGTAGTCTTCGGTTCCGGCCCTGGAATAGGACGCAATGTCGCCTCTCTCTTCGCTGAGCGCGGTTTCTACAAAATCTACTTGCTTTCCCGGAACCAGGAACGTCTGCAAGAAGACATCGATTTCGTGAAGAAAGCTGCCCCGGAGGCAAGTGTGAAAGCTATTGCGGTCGATCTTGAGGATCCGGGTAAAGTAAGGGCTGCGCTGGCGGAATTGGATTCGAGGTTGCATGGGAAGTCGTTGGAATGTGTTTTGTATAATGCTGCGAGGGTTGGGCAGAGTAAGTTGATGGAGTGGAGTGCGGTGAATTATGAGTCGGACTTTAGG ATTAGTGTTGTGAGTCTTTTGATGGTTGCGCAATGGGCTATGCCGCAGCTGGTGGCGGCAGGGAAAAAGGAGTATTACACGCCCGCATTCTTGGTGACGAGTGGTGGCTTATACAAGAATCCTTTCCCACAATTC TTCTCACTCGCATCGTGCAAAGCTGCTCAGTACAATCTCGTTCACAGCCTACACAAGGAGTACGGCTCGAAAGGAGTGCATTGTGCGGCAATCGTGGTGGAAGGCAAAGTAGCTGACGATGCCAAAGTGACTACTGCTCGGAATGTGGCGGATAAGGCTTGGGGATTATTTGAGCAGCCTGCGCCTGGCGATTTGGACGCCACTATCACAGATCCAGATTATGCAGAGTTCATGAAGAAGGTGGAAGCTGGCGCTTAG
- a CDS encoding uncharacterized protein (antiSMASH:Cluster_4) yields the protein MHLRFLTYAASAAFFACVGHSQSCLTDGSAASFPTVFGSIRREVEGYEELIDKFISPNFQFVSDSVAFLTGGTLNDTNAHSMEEYLASYADHLPPPTSSRLIHTAHSCDTITTYSEFIVGGVPIRAFNLYFVDLPSAKIVKLYTEINNGAARYAICKLNLTACPTQAKFDVGKNGPASGFSGCQAPL from the exons ATGCATCTCCGCTTCCTCACTTACGCCGCCagcgccgccttcttcgcatgcGTCGGCCATTCGCAATCTTGTCTGACTGACGGCAGTGCTGCCAGTTTCCCCACTGTCTTCGGTTCGATACGCCGCGAGGTCGAAGGTTACGAAGAATTGATCGATAAGTTCATCAGCCCGAACTTCCAATTCGTGTCGGATAGTGTTGCATTCCTCACTGGTGGCACT CTCAATGACACGAACGCGCATAGCATGGAAGAATATCTCGCGAGCTACGCGGATCACTTGCCGCCGCCAACTTCAAGCCGATTGATTCACACTGCTCATAGCTGTGACACTATCACGACCTACTCGGAATTCATTGTTGGAGGTGTGCCGATTCGGGCTTTCAACCTCTATTTCGTGGATCTTCCAAGTGCCAAAATCGTCAAGCTCTACACCGAAATCAACAACGGCGCTGCAAGATACGCGATCTGCAAGTTGAACTTAACCGCTTGCCCAACACAGGCCAAATTTGATGTCGGCAAGAATGGACCAGCATCCGGATTCTCTGGATGTCAGGCTCCACTCTGA
- a CDS encoding uncharacterized protein (antiSMASH:Cluster_4~SMCOG1207:inositol monophosphatase), which translates to MFSHPAITFPPTMPSRLQAELHVACAAVQHCAVLTKQLQRHTVSQDSQISKRDFSPVTVGDFASQALLTSAVHAVFPSDNFLAEESADDLRQNAALLDKVWELTESAKPAFEANTPALSTPGSKDELLTFLDWGGTRERSDEGRTWVFDPIDGTATFLRGQQYAINCAMLIDGREEIGIIGCPNVVLHSSTISEDVVDEHGLGLMIYAVRGEGTFVRPMQSNGELAPATKLERHGDKASLDSLIWSDCSMYTSTILELHQKVAAKLNTRWPGVDLFSSLMKYAALGLGRSHIVVRIFRYTSWRSNIWDHAGGILIFEESGGKVTDLNGKPIDFTTGRKMASNYGLVCAPSSVHGQVLKLAQDVIEGHPPIPYSK; encoded by the exons ATGTTCTCTCATCCTGCCATCACCTTCCCTCCCACCATGCCGAGTCGGCTGCAGGCAGAGCTCCATGTGGCTTGTGCTGCCGTACAACATTGTGCGGTGCTCACGAAGCAACTGCAACGACACACCGTGAGCCAAGACAGCCAAATCTCGAAACGCGACTTCAGCCCAGTCACTGTGGGCGATTTCGCATCACAAGCTCTATTGACCTCCGCTGTGCACGCTGTGTTCCCGTCAGACAACTTCTTGGCCGAAGAGTCAGCAGACGACTTGCGGCAGAACGCAGCTCTTCTCGACAAGGTCTGGGAGCTGACAGAATCCGCAAAACCGGCTTTCGAGGCAAATACTCCTGCACTGTCTACACCCGGCTCGAAGGACGAATTGCTTACGTTCCTTGACTGGGGTGGTACAAGGGAAAGAAGTGATGAGGGGAGAACTTGGGTCTTTGACCCCATAGACGGGACTGCCACATTTCTGCGAGGCCAGCAGTATGCCATCAATTGTGCTATGCTCATTGACGGACGTGAGGAGATCGGCATTATTGGCTGCCCAAACGTCGTGCTTCACTCTTCTACGATCAGTGAAGATGTGGTTGATGAGCACGGCTTAGGTCTGATGATCTATGCTGTACGTGGCGAAGGCACTTTTGTTCGACCGATGCAGTCGAATGGAGAGCTTGCGCCGGCAACGAAACTCGAGCGACATGGTGACAAGGCTTCTCTTGATAGTCTGATCTGGTCAGACTGCTCGATGTACACGAGTACGATCCTTGAGCTGCATCAAAAGGTTGCTGCAAAGCTGAACACGCGATGGCCTGGTGTGGATCTCTTCAGCAGCCTAATGAAGTACGCGGCATTAGGTCTCGGCCGGAGCCATATCGTGGTACGTATCTTCAGGTATACAAGCTGGAGATCTAACATATGGGATCATGCTGGGGGAatcctcatcttcgaggAGTCGGGTGGGAAGGTGACTGACTTGAACGGTAAACCAATCGACTTCACAACAGGAAGGAAGATGGCGTCCA ATTATGGACTGGTTTGTGCTCCATCTAGCGTCCATGGACAAGTCCTCAAACTTGCACAAGATGTGATCGAGGGACACCCACCTATACCTTACAGCAAATGA
- a CDS encoding uncharacterized protein (antiSMASH:Cluster_4~SMCOG1005:Drug resistance transporter, EmrB/QacA), whose product MVDDKSEKKSAIVEGPDTEAGLELLVDKNGFILFPVPVQGDVLDPLNWSSFQKHTILGIVMALYFMFTYITTTTVPAFPELQEQFDATLEQINWTVAIPALGLAIGPLVWSSPADIVGRRPIMIIGTIMAIAATIGAAEAKDYSGYMAARFFQGLGCSPAASVGLAIINDMFFEYERGQKVGLWVLALDLGLLLGPLIGGFIDLVSSTWIQWLTAILLGVILVAEVAFMPETLYPRDLMLSKKSPGLVVSEKISATQVEVKRTKSLPFVNVTPLPGMKHPKVWDTVIRFCKTFKFAVVPISITVYCFGWYWWMLSVITIMPVAYASYSPQIQGLLFIGLIVGTLFSEIFCSGRLSDWLVAKLAARANSTKTPEMRIWLLYPAAVLTSVGLVLWGVSIENNYHWMVGQVAFALFGAGIQMGNTIVAAYVLDAYPMQSMSVIVFYAVLLNLSAFIDPFFIVPWVDSVGFTWTFAGHAMITVFVCIPAFAMLQRFGGAIRARCGKPNWVNPEFDHEIVETMEER is encoded by the exons ATGGTCGACGATAaatccgagaagaagagcgcgatcgTTGAAGGTCCAGACACAGAAGCCGGGCTCGAGTTACTCGTGGACAAGAATGGCTTCATTCTGTTCCCGGTTCCCGTGCAAGGAGATGTCCTGGATCCTCTCAACTGGTCGTCTTTTCAGAAGCACACGATCCTCGGAATCGTGATGGCATT GTATTTCATGTTCACCTACATCACCACAACGACCGTGCCAGCGTTCCCAGAGCTCCAGGAACAATTCGATGCGACACTCGAGCAAATAAACTGGACTGTCGCCATTCCAGCTCTAGGACTCGCGATCGGCCCTTTGGTTTGGTCGAGTCCCGCAGACATCGTCGGCAGGCGGCCCATTATGATCATTGGCACAATTATGGCCATCGCGGCGACTATAGGCGCAGCCGAGGCAAAAGATTATTCGGGATATATGGCAGCTAGATTCTTCCAAGGTCTTGGTTGCTCGCCAGCTGCATCGGTGGGATTAGCCATTATCAACGACATGTTCTTCGAGTACGAACGTGGCCAAAAAGTCGGACTCTGGGTATTGGCCCTCGATTTGGGCCTGCTCTTGGGTCCGCTGATTGGTGGATTCATCGATCTTGTCTCGTCGACATGGATACAATGGCTGACAGCGATTCTCTTGGGAGTAATCCTTGTGGCTGAAGTGGCATTCATGCCGGAGACCCTTTACCCACGCGACTTGATGCTGTCCAAGAAGTCTCCAGGTCTAGTGGTGTCGGAAAAGATATCAGCAACACAGGTAGAAGTGAAGCGGACCAAGAGCCTGCCATTTGTCAACGTCACGCCGCTACCAGGCATGAAGCATCCTAAGGTCTGGGACACTGTGATCAGATTTTGCAAGACATTCAAGTTTGCTGTGGTCCCGATTTCGATCACGGTTTACTGCTTCGGGTGGTACTGGTGGATGTTGTCCGTCATCACCATTATGCCCGTCGCATACGCCAGCTATTCGCCTCAGATTCAAGG GTTGCTGTTCATCGGTCTCATCGTCGGCACGCTGTTTTCCGAGATCTTCTGCTCCGGCCGGCTCAGTGACTGGCTCGTGGCGAAACTTGCAGCGCGCGCCAACTCAACCAAGACTCCGGAAATGCGTATCTGGCTTTTGTATCCTGCAGCAGTGTTGACTTCAGTAGGGCTGGTGCTGTGGGGTGTATCCATCGAGAACAACTACCACTGGATGGTAGGCCAGGTGGCGTTCGCATTGT TCGGTGCCGGAATACAGATGGGAAACACCATCGTGGCTGCGTACGTCTTGGACGCGTATCCCATGCAAAGCATGTCGGTGATCGTCTTCTACGCCGTCTTGCTCAACCTTTCAGCATTCATAGATCCGTTCTTTATCGTGCCATGGGTGGATTCTGTCGGCTTTACGTGGACCTTTGCAGGTCACGCAATGATCACGGTCTTTGTCTGCATACCCGCCTTCGCGATGCTTCAGAGGTTTGGAGGCGCGATCCGGGCGCGGTGCGGAAAGCCGAACTGGGTGAATCCAGAGTTCGACCACGAGATCGTGGAGACCATGGAAGAGCGGTGA
- a CDS encoding uncharacterized protein (antiSMASH:Cluster_4~SMCOG1002:AMP-dependent synthetase and ligase): MDAHLSNGGHDLPHEVESLPLVLENLAREFPDNIWMKIPLDAELKKGWRDITYRELADAVDAMARWIVREFGIGNGQEAVAYIGINDMRYAVAQIGLIKAGYMALLPSSRNSQEGQTSLLSSTRCRILLHSEDSETSVSVIKQAAPALQALQIPSFDELLRQASASEAATACPIAYTNKSEDRVIVLHTSGSTGLPKPIYHTNGSIAVFKQVPQVPAPHGRQGVYAIVLESDTLSFSVAPYFHLMGASRIWTSLLCRHSICCLPPGKPPTSEIIIKILNETRPKTWATPPSIIEELVHTPGGLEALTNVKYVIIAGGPLAQSVGERVSEHTRLVNAIGSTEAGFIVALLPEDKADWLYFEFMAGSGVCMDHQGASLYEMTIRPTGDRRYQTVFHTFPSVTEWRTKDLFVEHATKKGLWLYKGRKDDVLVLSNGEKFNPVGFEKSLEGHALIKGALVVGQARFQTGLLIEPDWNSCGHRDRDLSELVEELWPFIEQANKAAPAHGRVWKSKVAIAKRDKPFKRAPKGTIMRRQTTNLYAAEIEALYSNEGTFDELGPLLVDRNVGINPAMEYLRKAFKAKGFEMPDDVSPDADIFSYGIDSLQVMALSSILSHGIGKPVSPRVIYGHPTIRSLAEHLTEVEDDTSARLSREQVMEAMIKKYSHDLPSRSTKGTPALNEHTVLLTGSTGSLGGHVLEELINSPSVAHVYALNRSTDAEARQAKQFKSRGLSIDGLRKVTFLTADFGREHFGLDSRVYDTMLQSVDILVHNAWAVDFNKTLASYEGVHIAGTRRAVDFCIQSKYNAQIVFISSIASVGNWFHDHPKETIAEQKAIPEEIPKSHSVALPQGYGESKHVASMILAHAANTAGIPATIVRAGQLSGSVTSTAEWNRQEWLPSIIITSKALGLIPESLGVQDTVDWVPMDLAAQAVVEMALARAHDPAGLDITHLSNPRTASWKALIPAVREALERETGRKMAVVPFREWLEALRASPVTPAEIEKKPGLKLLEFYEGMASSGTQQPSMATTHTQELSSTVRDMAAIDGALMTKWLREWQ, translated from the coding sequence ATGGACGCCCATCTTTCGAATGGCGGACACGATCTACCTCACGAGGTAGAGTCTTTGCCACTGGTCCTGGAGAACTTGGCACGAGAGTTTCCCGATAATATCTGGATGAAAATACCCTTGGACGCAGAGCTGAAAAAGGGATGGCGCGATATCACATATCGAGAGCTGGCAGACGCCGTCGATGCCATGGCTCGCTGGATCGTCCGCGAGTTTGGCATTGGCAATGGACAAGAAGCTGTGGCGTACATAGGCATCAACGACATGCGGTACGCCGTAGCGCAGATCGGACTGATCAAAGCAGGCTACATGGCCCTTTTACCGTCGTCCCGGAATTCTCAGGAAGGCCAGACATCACTGCTTTCGTCAACGAGGTGCAGGATTCTCCTTCACAGCGAAGACTCCGAAACAAGCGTAAGCGTCATCAAGCAAGCTGCGCCAGCCCTGCAGGCACTACAGATTCCGTCATTCGACGAGCTGCTCCGACAGGCATCGGCATCAGAGGCAGCGACGGCGTGTCCCATCGCTTATACCAATAAGTCTGAGGACAGAGTCATCGTCCTGCACACTTCCGGATCTACCGGGCTACCAAAGCCAATTTACCATACCAACGGCAGTATCGCTGTCTTCAAGCAAGTGCCACAAGTGCCTGCTCCACATGGTCGTCAAGGTGTCTATGCTATTGTTCTAGAGAGTGATACCCTAAGCTTTTCAGTGGCACCCTACTTCCACTTAATGGGCGCATCACGCATCTGGACGTCGTTACTTTGCCGGCACTCAATATGCTGTCTGCCACCGGGCAAGCCTCCTACGAGTGAGATAATTATCAAAATTTTGAATGAAACACGGCCTAAGACCTGGGCGACCCCCCCTTCAATCATCGAAGAGCTTGTACACACACCTGGTGGCCTGGAAGCCCTCACTAATGTGAAGTACGTCATTATTGCGGGCGGGCCACTAGCTCAGAGTGTTGGCGAACGCGTTAGTGAACACACTCGGCTGGTGAATGCTATAGGATCGACGGAGGCTGGCTTTATAGTGGCCCTTCTTCCGGAAGATAAGGCGGACTGGCTGTACTTCGAATTCATGGCGGGCAGTGGCGTTTGCATGGACCATCAGGGTGCAAGCTTGTACGAGATGACCATCAGACCTACGGGTGACCGTCGGTACCAAACAGTCTTTCATACCTTTCCCAGCGTCACGGAGTGGCGCACCAAGGACTTGTTCGTGGAGCACGCTACGAAGAAGGGTCTTTGGCTTTACAAAGGTCGTAAGGACGATGTCCTAGTGTTGAGTAATGGCGAGAAGTTCAACCCGGTCGGATTCGAGAAGAGTCTTGAGGGTCATGCTTTGATCAAGGGAGCACTCGTTGTTGGGCAGGCACGTTTTCAGACTGGGCTTCTGATCGAGCCAGATTGGAATTCATGTGGACACCGAGACAGAGATCTGTCAGAGCTTGTGGAAGAATTGTGGCCGTTCATTGAACAGGCCAACAAAGCTGCTCCAGCACACGGTCGCGTCTGGAAGTCGAAAGTTGCTATCGCCAAGCGAGACAAGCCTTTCAAGCGCGCTCCCAAAGGGACCATTATGCGGAGGCAGACGACAAATTTATACGCCGCGGAGATTGAAGCGCTTTATTCGAATGAGGGGACTTTTGATGAGCTTGGGCCGCTTCTGGTCGACCGGAATGTTGGTATCAACCCAGCCATGGAGTACTTGCGCAAGGCGTTCAAGGCCAAAGGCTTCGAGATGCCAGATGACGTTTCCCCAGATGCCGATATCTTCAGCTACGGCATCGATTCGCTGCAGGTCATGGCTCTTTCATCAATCTTGAGTCACGGGATAGGAAAGCCTGTATCACCTCGTGTGATCTACGGCCATCCGACTATTCGAAGCTTGGCCGAACATCTCACTGAGGTCGAAGACGACACCTCTGCTCGCCTGTCCCGCGAACAGGTAATGGAAGCAATGATCAAGAAGTATAGCCATGATTTACCTTCGAGATCAACCAAAGGCACGCCAGCACTGAATGAGCACACAGTACTCCTCACTGGCTCCACTGGCTCTCTTGGAGGTCATGTCCTAGAAGAGTTGATAAACTCTCCCTCAGTGGCTCACGTGTATGCCCTCAACCGTTCCACTGATGCAGAAGCTCGCCAAGCCAAGCAGTTTAAGTCCCGCGGTCTTAGCATTGATGGATTGCGCAAAGTAACCTTTCTCACAGCCGACTTTGGCCGCGAGCATTTCGGACTAGACTCCAGAGTGTACGATACCATGCTCCAGTCCGTTGATATCCTGGTACACAATGCGTGGGCGGTCGATTTTAACAAAACTTTAGCAAGCTACGAGGGTGTCCACATCGCCGGCACTCGCAGAGCAGTCGATTTCTGTATTCAGTCCAAGTACAACGCGCAGATCGTCTTCATATCCTCAATCGCAAGTGTCGGGAACTGGTTTCACGACCATCCGAAAGAGACCATCGCGGAACAGAAGGCCATCCCGGAAGAGATCCCAAAATCTCACTCGGTCGCTCTGCCCCAGGGATACGGAGAGTCGAAGCACGTGGCATCCATGATTCTAGCACATGCTGCCAACACAGCAGGTATTCCGGCAACGATTGTGCGAGCAGGACAGCTATCGGGTTCTGTCACCAGCACGGCCGAGTGGAATCGCCAAGAGTGGCTGccgagcatcatcatcacgtCCAAAGCGCTGGGGCTCATCCCAGAATCATTGGGAGTCCAAGACACGGTCGATTGGGTGCCCATGGACCTCGCTGCGCAGGCGGTAGTGGAGATGGCACTCGCGCGTGCGCATGATCCTGCTGGCCTCGATATCACGCACCTCAGCAACCCGCGCACCGCCTCGTGGAAGGCGCTCATCCCCGCTGTACGCGAAGCCCTCGAGCGAGAGACCGGCCGCAAAATGGCCGTGGTGCCATTCCGCGAATGGCTCGAAGCCCTGCGTGCGAGCCCAGTCACGCCAGCAgaaatcgagaagaagcctggCTTGAAGCTGCTGGAGTTCTATGAGGGAATGGCGAGCTCGGGAACGCAGCAGCCCAGCATGGCCACGACGCACACGCAGGAGCTGAGCAGCACGGTGCGGGATATGGCTGCCATTGATGGGGCATTGATGACCAAGTGGCTGCGGGAGTGGCAGTAG
- a CDS encoding uncharacterized protein (antiSMASH:Cluster_4): MASVALAALVEVVGYISYHYTTMNRSEEILRDIGISEYSDEWEASYDAWTDANTSSPTGQLSRKLALAYNTHIDAAKTHSASEIWAVGRSEYGEAVWKVVCPRRH, translated from the coding sequence ATGGCCTCTGTAGCTCTCGCCGCTctcgtcgaagtcgtcggctatatttcctaccaCTACACGACCATGAACCGAAGTGAAGAGATCCTTCGAGACATCGGCATCTCCGAGTATTCCGATGAATGGGAAGCAAGCTACGACGCCTGGACGGACGCCAACACATCTTCACCGACTGGACAGCTTTCCAGAAAGCTAGCACTGGCATACAATACTCACATCGATGCAGCCAAAACTCACTCTGCTAGCGAGATCTGGGCTGTGGGCAGGAGTGAGTACGGAGAGGCTGTGTGGAAGGTTGTGTGTCCACGGAGACACTGA